In Caballeronia insecticola, one DNA window encodes the following:
- a CDS encoding carbon-phosphorus lyase complex subunit PhnI — MYVAVKGGERAIERSWDVLAKKRRGDPAVPELSVAQIREQMRLAVARVMTEGSVYDEDLAALAIKQAAGDLVEAIFLLRAYRTTLPRFGYTLPVDTEAMCVERRISAAFKDIPGGQMLGGTYDYTQRLLDFSLLAEGEQVADATIEPKTPKTPKTPDTSAMPRVLSMLDKEGLIEQERVRENAPEPGDLSREPLSFPVDRSTRLQNLARGDEGFLLAVGYATQRGYAHSHPFAGEIRHGEVAVEMHIDELGFAVEIGDIDITECQMINQFAGSGDVPPTFTQGYGLAFGHSERKAMAMALVDRALRADELGETIGSPTQDPEFVLYHSDNVEASGFVQHLKLPHYVDFQSELELLRRLRAAHGADDIKENAA; from the coding sequence ATGTACGTCGCAGTCAAGGGTGGCGAACGCGCCATCGAACGTTCGTGGGATGTGCTCGCAAAGAAGCGCCGCGGCGATCCGGCCGTGCCCGAGCTTTCCGTCGCGCAGATTCGCGAGCAGATGCGCCTGGCTGTTGCGCGCGTGATGACCGAAGGCTCGGTCTACGACGAAGACCTGGCCGCGCTCGCGATCAAGCAGGCAGCGGGCGATCTCGTCGAGGCGATCTTCCTGCTGCGCGCATATCGCACGACGCTGCCGCGCTTCGGGTACACGCTGCCGGTCGATACGGAAGCGATGTGCGTCGAGCGGCGCATTTCGGCGGCGTTCAAGGACATTCCCGGCGGCCAGATGCTGGGCGGCACGTACGACTACACGCAGCGTCTGCTGGACTTCAGTCTGCTCGCGGAAGGCGAACAAGTTGCTGATGCAACTATCGAACCGAAGACACCGAAGACGCCGAAGACGCCGGACACGAGCGCGATGCCGCGCGTGCTGTCCATGCTCGACAAGGAAGGGCTGATCGAACAGGAACGTGTGCGGGAAAACGCGCCGGAGCCGGGCGATCTGTCGCGCGAGCCGCTGTCTTTTCCCGTAGATCGTTCCACGCGATTGCAAAACCTCGCACGCGGCGACGAAGGTTTTCTGCTCGCGGTCGGCTATGCGACGCAGCGCGGCTATGCGCACAGCCATCCGTTCGCGGGCGAGATTCGTCATGGCGAAGTGGCGGTCGAAATGCATATCGACGAACTCGGCTTTGCTGTCGAGATCGGCGATATCGACATCACCGAATGCCAGATGATCAATCAGTTCGCGGGCAGCGGCGATGTGCCGCCGACCTTCACGCAAGGCTACGGTCTCGCGTTCGGCCACTCGGAGCGCAAGGCCATGGCGATGGCGCTGGTGGACCGCGCGTTGCGTGCGGACGAACTCGGCGAGACGATAGGCTCGCCGACGCAAGACCCCGAATTCGTGCTGTATCACAGTGACAACGTGGAAGCGTCCGGTTTCGTTCAGCATTTGAAGCTGCCGCATTACGTCGACTTCCAGTCCGAGCTGGAGTTGCTGCGCCGCTTGCGCGCGGCCCACGGCGCGGACGACATCAAGGAGAATGCGGCATGA
- the phnH gene encoding phosphonate C-P lyase system protein PhnH has product MMTIDMTTLVPGFNDTVHDAQRVFRALLDALSRPGGIVAIDAALPDNHAMRDALAGRVPLAAFASLLALTDYSTPVFIEGENTVLGDALRFHASAPVTRDRRAAAFAYIDDARNMPALDAFAQGDSETPEDAATLFIRVPSLTEGEPLVWRGPGIAESRTVAIAGLTRAFWQQRAALTALFPCGIDCYFVAGGALIGLPRTTQVEVY; this is encoded by the coding sequence ATGATGACTATCGACATGACCACGCTCGTACCGGGCTTCAACGACACCGTGCACGACGCGCAGCGCGTGTTCCGCGCGTTGCTCGATGCGCTGTCGCGTCCGGGCGGCATCGTCGCGATCGATGCCGCGCTGCCCGACAACCATGCCATGCGCGATGCGCTGGCCGGCCGCGTGCCGCTTGCGGCGTTCGCGTCGTTGCTGGCGCTGACCGATTATTCGACGCCCGTGTTCATCGAAGGCGAGAACACCGTGCTCGGCGACGCGCTGCGCTTCCATGCCAGTGCGCCCGTGACGCGTGACCGGCGTGCGGCCGCGTTCGCCTATATCGACGATGCACGCAACATGCCCGCGCTCGATGCATTCGCGCAGGGCGACAGCGAAACGCCGGAGGACGCAGCGACGCTGTTTATCCGCGTGCCGTCGCTGACCGAAGGCGAGCCGCTCGTGTGGCGCGGGCCGGGCATCGCGGAGTCGCGCACGGTCGCCATTGCGGGGCTCACGCGCGCGTTCTGGCAGCAGCGCGCGGCGCTCACCGCGCTGTTTCCGTGCGGCATCGACTGCTATTTCGTGGCGGGCGGCGCGCTCATCGGCTTGCCGCGCACGACGCAAGTGGAGGTGTACTGA
- the phnN gene encoding phosphonate metabolism protein/1,5-bisphosphokinase (PRPP-forming) PhnN, whose amino-acid sequence MTRVTSAKLIYVMGPSGAGKDSLLGFARERVGARVMFAHRYITRAVADGENHIALTHDEFATRLSYGLFAMHWESLGLRYGIGIELDAWLARGMPVVVNGSRQHAELALERYPDAQFVHIDATTSVLASRLARRGREDARQIEARLARRPAFGLPSQARVVTIDNSGMLADAGTQFLDVLSQASCA is encoded by the coding sequence ATGACCCGGGTAACAAGCGCAAAACTGATCTATGTGATGGGACCTTCGGGCGCGGGCAAGGACTCGCTGCTCGGCTTCGCGCGCGAACGCGTGGGCGCGCGCGTGATGTTCGCGCACCGCTATATCACGCGCGCTGTTGCAGATGGCGAGAACCATATCGCGCTCACACATGACGAATTCGCGACGAGGCTTTCGTACGGCCTCTTCGCGATGCATTGGGAAAGCCTCGGGCTGCGCTACGGCATCGGCATCGAACTGGATGCGTGGCTCGCGCGCGGCATGCCGGTCGTCGTGAACGGCTCGCGGCAGCACGCGGAACTCGCGCTCGAACGCTATCCCGACGCGCAGTTCGTGCATATCGATGCAACCACGTCCGTGCTCGCGTCACGTCTCGCGCGCCGCGGACGCGAAGACGCGCGGCAGATCGAAGCGCGTCTTGCGCGGCGGCCGGCGTTCGGATTGCCGTCGCAGGCGCGCGTCGTGACAATCGACAATTCCGGCATGCTCGCCGATGCCGGCACGCAGTTCCTCGACGTGCTCTCACAGGCAAGCTGCGCCTGA
- the phnF gene encoding phosphonate metabolism transcriptional regulator PhnF, translating to MTSTENAAPGHAVERGAGVAVWRQIEQILSAEIAAKSFGEEGRLPSEAELARRFDVNRHTVRRAMLRLAATGLVSVEQGRGTFVQPGAIDYQIGRRTRFTENLRRQKHASAGVVLTSERVKADPTVAKALGVRAGTLVYQIETRHDSDGIPMTYARNWYPAARFNDLPAAIEAAGGVSAALKKFGVNDYMRKWSRIGSVLPSSDVARRLQINRQQPVLWVENVDVDEEGVPIKYGITHFAADRVQLMVEHDL from the coding sequence ATGACATCCACTGAAAACGCCGCTCCGGGACACGCCGTGGAGCGCGGCGCGGGAGTTGCGGTGTGGCGGCAGATCGAGCAGATCCTTTCCGCCGAGATCGCCGCGAAGAGCTTCGGCGAGGAAGGACGCCTGCCGAGCGAAGCGGAACTGGCGCGACGTTTCGACGTGAACCGCCACACCGTGCGGCGCGCGATGCTCAGGCTCGCGGCGACGGGGCTGGTCAGCGTCGAGCAGGGACGCGGCACGTTCGTGCAGCCCGGCGCAATCGATTATCAGATCGGCCGCCGCACGCGTTTCACCGAAAACCTGCGCCGCCAGAAGCATGCGTCGGCGGGTGTGGTGCTCACGTCCGAGCGCGTGAAGGCCGATCCGACCGTCGCCAAGGCGCTCGGCGTGCGCGCGGGAACGCTCGTCTATCAGATCGAAACGCGCCACGATTCCGACGGCATTCCGATGACCTACGCGCGCAACTGGTATCCGGCCGCACGTTTCAACGACCTGCCCGCGGCGATCGAAGCGGCAGGCGGCGTGAGCGCGGCGCTCAAGAAGTTCGGCGTGAACGATTACATGCGCAAGTGGAGCCGTATCGGCAGCGTGTTGCCTTCGTCGGATGTTGCGCGCCGGTTGCAGATCAACCGGCAGCAGCCGGTGCTGTGGGTCGAGAACGTCGATGTCGACGAAGAAGGCGTGCCCATCAAATACGGCATCACGCATTTTGCGGCGGATCGCGTGCAACTGATGGTCGAGCACGACCTATGA
- a CDS encoding C45 family autoproteolytic acyltransferase/hydolase: protein MAALGFIEISGSPRDAGEALGRFGAYAVHTHLLNTHAWQTVMQWRGSATYHAMAALVRERFPRAWDELQGLAAGLALPFEDVFLWNCRGDVWAMSPDGCTTVQRPGADVRHIAHNEDGSPGFAGHCAIAQCEIEGGPQFAAFVYPGSLPGHTFAVTNAGLAMTVNNLRQRDIVAGVPRMVLTRAILDAANLDEAISIVRDNPRAGGFHLTLGACANTALLSVEFSAHDCSVLEVQTPSLHANHAIHPAMRGFKQIITDSSHHRQIRGDALLASNEAIDPLAILADREDAALPIHRTQPDDPDAENTLATAAITIHASHIEWRVHEHPGQPARYRMINGHRQTEATTHERS from the coding sequence ATGGCGGCACTCGGCTTTATCGAAATCTCCGGCTCACCGCGCGATGCGGGCGAAGCGCTCGGGCGCTTCGGCGCTTACGCGGTTCACACACACTTGCTGAACACACATGCGTGGCAAACGGTCATGCAATGGCGCGGCAGCGCCACGTATCACGCAATGGCCGCGCTCGTGCGCGAACGCTTCCCGCGCGCGTGGGACGAACTTCAAGGGCTGGCTGCCGGCCTCGCCCTGCCCTTCGAAGACGTTTTCCTCTGGAATTGCCGAGGCGATGTCTGGGCAATGTCGCCGGATGGCTGCACCACTGTGCAACGTCCAGGCGCGGATGTTCGACACATCGCTCATAACGAGGACGGTTCTCCCGGCTTCGCGGGACATTGCGCGATCGCCCAGTGCGAGATCGAAGGCGGCCCGCAATTCGCGGCTTTCGTTTATCCCGGCTCGCTGCCGGGACACACGTTCGCCGTCACGAACGCCGGCCTGGCGATGACCGTCAACAATCTGCGACAGCGTGACATCGTCGCGGGCGTTCCGCGCATGGTGCTCACGCGCGCGATTCTCGATGCGGCGAATCTCGATGAAGCCATCTCCATTGTGCGCGATAACCCGCGTGCGGGCGGCTTCCATCTGACGCTCGGCGCTTGCGCGAACACGGCGCTGTTGAGCGTCGAATTCAGCGCGCATGATTGCTCGGTGCTTGAAGTGCAAACGCCTTCGCTGCATGCGAATCATGCGATTCATCCCGCGATGCGCGGCTTTAAGCAGATCATCACGGATTCGTCGCATCATCGGCAGATACGCGGCGATGCGCTGCTCGCATCGAACGAAGCAATCGATCCGCTCGCGATACTCGCCGATCGCGAAGATGCTGCATTGCCGATCCATCGCACGCAACCCGACGACCCCGACGCCGAAAACACGCTCGCCACCGCCGCCATTACGATTCATGCGTCTCACATAGAATGGCGAGTTCACGAACATCCCGGGCAGCCCGCCCGGTACCGGATGATCAATGGACACAGGCAAACAGAAGCGACAACGCACGAGCGAAGCTGA
- a CDS encoding alpha-D-ribose 1-methylphosphonate 5-phosphate C-P-lyase PhnJ encodes MNALTEGYNFAYLDEQTKRMIRRALLKAVAVPGYQVPFASREMPLPYGWGTGGLQVTSAIIGANDTLKVIDQGSDETTNAVNIRRFFARTAGVATTTRTADASIVQTRHRIPETPLTDKQILVYQVPMPEPLFRLEPRVTECRKLHALADYGLINVKYYEDIVQHGSIATTYDYPVLVNGRYLTSPSPIPKFDNPKMHMNPALQLFGAGRERRIYAIPPYTEVKSLDFEDHPFSVQKWEHACALCGSHESFLDEMIVDDQGTRMFVCSDSDYCHSRRDNEGDAGVEEVPR; translated from the coding sequence ATGAACGCGCTCACCGAAGGCTATAACTTCGCCTACCTCGACGAGCAGACTAAACGCATGATCCGCCGCGCGCTGCTCAAGGCGGTGGCGGTGCCGGGCTATCAGGTGCCGTTCGCGTCGCGCGAAATGCCCTTGCCTTACGGATGGGGAACGGGCGGCTTGCAGGTCACTTCGGCGATCATCGGCGCGAACGATACGCTGAAGGTCATCGATCAAGGTTCCGATGAAACGACGAATGCGGTCAATATCCGCCGCTTCTTCGCGCGCACGGCGGGCGTCGCGACCACGACGCGCACCGCCGATGCAAGCATCGTGCAAACGCGCCACCGCATTCCCGAGACGCCGCTGACGGACAAGCAGATCCTCGTCTATCAGGTGCCGATGCCCGAGCCGCTGTTCCGCCTCGAACCGCGCGTGACGGAATGCCGGAAGCTGCACGCGCTCGCTGACTACGGGCTTATCAACGTGAAATATTATGAAGATATCGTGCAGCACGGCAGCATTGCGACCACTTACGATTATCCTGTGCTCGTGAACGGCCGCTATCTGACTTCGCCGTCGCCCATTCCGAAGTTCGATAACCCGAAGATGCACATGAATCCTGCGCTGCAACTGTTCGGCGCGGGCCGCGAGCGGCGCATCTATGCCATTCCGCCTTATACCGAAGTGAAGAGTTTAGATTTCGAGGATCATCCTTTCAGCGTGCAGAAATGGGAGCACGCCTGCGCGCTGTGCGGCTCGCACGAGAGCTTTCTCGACGAGATGATCGTCGACGACCAGGGCACGCGCATGTTCGTCTGCTCGGACAGCGATTACTGTCACAGCCGCCGTGACAATGAAGGCGATGCAGGCGTTGAAGAGGTGCCGCGATGA
- a CDS encoding alpha-D-ribose 1-methylphosphonate 5-triphosphate diphosphatase encodes MLIKNARIVTRDEDFVGTVRVEDGLIAEIAPGNTSAREAVDWDGDYLLPGFVELHTDNIEKHLAPRPGVLWNHEAAIIVHDAQVAAAGITTVFDALGVGSRPEDGVRGRELQVRCAQSIGKFAARGLLRADHLLHLRCEVGTTDVVEVFDSLSSHPLFRLASVMDHTPGQRQWQDHEKWRRYQERHGKWSDEHANKILVELAEHQARYAAKHRADIVARCKHLNISLASHDDTLVEHVEEAARDGIALAEFPTTLDAARAARAHGIATIMGAPNVVRGGSHSGNVSALELAHEGLLDILSSDYVPSSLLIAVFDLVAKAGWSLPRAVATVSWAPAHAAGLADRGAVATGLRADFVRVASADGLHVPRETYREGRRVS; translated from the coding sequence ATGCTGATCAAGAATGCGCGCATCGTGACGCGCGACGAAGATTTCGTGGGGACCGTGCGAGTCGAGGACGGACTCATCGCGGAGATCGCGCCGGGCAATACGTCGGCGCGCGAAGCAGTGGACTGGGACGGCGACTATCTGTTGCCGGGCTTCGTCGAACTGCATACGGACAACATCGAAAAGCATCTCGCGCCGCGTCCGGGCGTGTTGTGGAATCATGAAGCCGCGATCATCGTGCACGATGCGCAAGTGGCCGCCGCCGGCATCACGACCGTGTTCGATGCATTGGGCGTGGGTTCGCGTCCCGAAGACGGCGTGCGCGGCCGCGAGTTGCAAGTGCGTTGCGCGCAGTCGATCGGCAAGTTCGCCGCGCGCGGTCTGCTGCGCGCCGATCACCTGCTGCATCTGCGTTGCGAAGTGGGCACGACGGATGTCGTCGAAGTGTTCGATTCGCTGTCGTCGCATCCGCTCTTCAGGCTCGCATCCGTGATGGATCACACGCCGGGCCAGCGGCAATGGCAGGACCACGAGAAATGGCGCAGATATCAGGAGCGTCACGGCAAATGGAGCGACGAACACGCCAACAAGATTCTCGTCGAGCTGGCCGAGCATCAGGCGCGCTACGCCGCCAAGCATCGCGCGGATATCGTCGCGCGATGCAAGCATCTGAACATCTCGCTCGCCAGCCACGACGACACGCTCGTCGAGCATGTCGAGGAAGCGGCGCGCGACGGCATCGCGCTTGCCGAATTCCCGACGACGCTCGACGCCGCGCGCGCCGCACGTGCGCACGGCATCGCAACGATCATGGGCGCGCCGAACGTCGTGCGCGGCGGCTCGCATTCGGGCAACGTGTCGGCGCTCGAACTGGCGCACGAAGGCTTGCTCGACATTTTGTCGTCGGATTATGTGCCGTCGAGCCTGCTGATCGCGGTGTTCGATCTCGTCGCGAAGGCGGGCTGGTCGCTGCCGCGCGCGGTCGCGACCGTCTCGTGGGCGCCGGCGCACGCAGCGGGACTCGCCGACCGCGGCGCAGTCGCCACAGGCCTGCGCGCCGACTTCGTGCGCGTGGCTTCGGCGGACGGCTTGCACGTGCCGCGCGAAACCTATCGCGAGGGACGGCGCGTGTCCTGA
- the phnG gene encoding phosphonate C-P lyase system protein PhnG: MSISMESQHATSRREWMAVLARTPRDVLKAALDAALDGAPPPAYEWLRAPDIGLAMVRGRIGGTGDAFNLGEATVTRATLRLRTGEGSAPVGVAVHLGRDKERATLAALADALLQTPHHAQRLQTQLIEPLAARIADERRRKETEAATTKVEFFTMVRGE, translated from the coding sequence ATGAGTATTTCGATGGAGTCGCAGCACGCGACAAGCCGCCGCGAATGGATGGCGGTGCTCGCGCGCACGCCGCGCGACGTGCTGAAAGCCGCGCTCGATGCGGCGCTCGACGGCGCGCCGCCGCCCGCTTACGAGTGGCTGCGCGCGCCGGATATCGGCCTTGCGATGGTGCGCGGGCGCATCGGCGGCACGGGCGATGCGTTCAATCTCGGCGAAGCGACCGTCACGCGCGCAACGCTGCGTCTGCGTACCGGCGAGGGCAGCGCGCCGGTTGGCGTCGCCGTGCATCTGGGCCGCGACAAGGAACGCGCGACGCTCGCCGCGCTCGCGGATGCCTTGTTGCAGACGCCACATCATGCGCAGCGTTTGCAGACGCAACTGATCGAACCGCTCGCCGCGCGCATCGCCGATGAACGGCGGCGCAAGGAAACCGAAGCGGCCACGACCAAGGTCGAATTCTTCACGATGGTGAGAGGCGAATGA
- a CDS encoding MurR/RpiR family transcriptional regulator, which translates to MDTGKQKRQRTSEAEADMQMPPRSVDGLRALVIRIGRDEANVSLGAKAHTVLAKLLERPEEVAVRTITDLATSLDINASTLTRLSTRLGYAGFADFQSVFRDSLAARHRHFYSQQAERIVASRKTRAHDAAPEVDMVVSLARESIGNVEGFIAQLSADDLRGAARLLANAKRVRVHGLRQFSALASFVCYGLGMIRTDVALLDSQGLGVAEGLAQLQPGDVVLVASVAPYTRSVADAALAAKEVGLDVIAITDTLASPLVAPARHAFLIPHESSFFSNSMGAYLVFCEGLLNLVAARLGKRSLQALERRERLITALGIESS; encoded by the coding sequence ATGGACACAGGCAAACAGAAGCGACAACGCACGAGCGAAGCTGAAGCAGACATGCAGATGCCGCCGCGCAGCGTCGATGGCTTGCGCGCGCTCGTGATACGCATCGGCCGAGATGAGGCGAACGTCTCGCTCGGCGCGAAGGCGCATACCGTGCTCGCGAAACTGCTCGAACGCCCCGAGGAAGTGGCGGTGCGCACCATCACGGATCTCGCAACATCGCTCGATATCAACGCGTCCACGCTCACGCGCTTGTCCACGCGGCTCGGCTATGCGGGATTCGCCGATTTTCAGAGCGTGTTTCGCGACAGCCTCGCCGCGCGGCATCGGCATTTCTATAGTCAGCAGGCGGAGCGCATCGTTGCGAGCCGCAAGACGCGCGCGCACGATGCCGCGCCTGAAGTCGATATGGTCGTGTCGCTCGCGCGCGAATCGATCGGCAATGTCGAAGGCTTCATCGCGCAGTTATCGGCCGACGATTTGCGCGGTGCCGCGCGCCTGCTCGCCAATGCGAAACGCGTGCGCGTGCACGGCCTGCGCCAGTTCAGCGCGCTCGCGAGCTTCGTGTGCTATGGCCTCGGGATGATCCGCACCGATGTCGCACTGCTCGATTCGCAAGGGCTCGGCGTCGCGGAAGGACTTGCGCAGTTGCAGCCCGGCGATGTCGTGCTTGTCGCGAGCGTCGCGCCCTATACGCGCAGCGTCGCCGATGCGGCGCTCGCCGCGAAGGAGGTCGGGCTCGACGTCATCGCCATCACCGACACGCTCGCGTCGCCGCTCGTGGCGCCCGCGCGTCATGCGTTCCTTATCCCGCATGAAAGCAGTTTCTTCAGCAACAGCATGGGCGCCTATCTCGTGTTCTGCGAGGGTCTGCTCAATCTGGTTGCGGCCCGTCTCGGCAAGCGCTCGCTGCAGGCGCTGGAGCGGCGCGAGCGCCTGATCACGGCGCTCGGCATCGAAAGTTCATAG
- a CDS encoding DUF1045 domain-containing protein yields the protein MIVAQVNARNPRVALYYAPPASSAWWRAGCEWLGRDAENGRETDTPAHDVTRAPRRYGWHATIVAPFHMAAGVELADVLACARAWAGSVPRFEMQVKAAELSRFVALRPAHARDDDALRTLSGSALQALAALRERPSHESIERRIVGGMSARQIALLREWGYPYVFDEYRFHMTLSDSLDDAHARASIVSDWTRRIDALGPMPVHGAALFIEPEPGAPFTLWQRLPFNNAQDVA from the coding sequence ATGATCGTCGCGCAAGTGAATGCCCGCAATCCGCGCGTTGCGCTTTATTACGCGCCGCCCGCTTCGTCCGCGTGGTGGCGCGCAGGCTGCGAGTGGCTCGGCCGCGACGCCGAGAACGGCCGCGAAACCGACACGCCCGCGCACGACGTGACGCGCGCACCGCGCCGCTATGGCTGGCACGCCACGATCGTCGCGCCGTTTCATATGGCGGCGGGCGTCGAACTGGCGGACGTGCTCGCCTGCGCGCGTGCGTGGGCCGGTTCGGTGCCGCGCTTCGAGATGCAGGTGAAGGCTGCGGAACTGAGCCGCTTCGTCGCGCTGCGTCCCGCCCACGCACGCGACGACGACGCGCTTCGCACGCTCTCCGGCAGCGCGTTGCAGGCGCTCGCCGCGTTGCGCGAGCGGCCGTCGCACGAGAGCATCGAGCGGCGCATTGTCGGTGGCATGAGCGCACGGCAAATCGCACTGTTGCGCGAATGGGGCTATCCGTATGTCTTCGACGAATACCGCTTCCACATGACGCTTTCCGATTCGCTCGATGACGCACACGCGCGCGCGTCGATCGTATCGGACTGGACGCGACGCATCGATGCGCTCGGCCCGATGCCGGTACATGGCGCGGCGCTCTTCATCGAACCCGAGCCGGGCGCGCCGTTCACGCTGTGGCAGCGCCTGCCGTTCAACAACGCACAGGACGTGGCATGA
- the phnK gene encoding phosphonate C-P lyase system protein PhnK — MKPLLKATRLTKRYDGRGGCVDVDLDVHAGEVLCIVGESGSGKSTLLNALALRSDIDGGALAYTTREAETLDLLTLAEPRRRLLSRTEWGFVHQNARDGLRRNVSAGANIGEPLMAIGARHYGRLRETAADWMNRVELDAARIDELPSAFSGGMQQRLQIARNLVTGPRLVFMDEPTAGLDVSVQARLLDLLRTLTNRLHLAAVIVTHDIGVARLLAHRLMVMKDGRVVESGLTDQVLDDPQHPYTQTLVASVLPV; from the coding sequence ATGAAACCACTGCTGAAAGCGACGCGCCTCACGAAGCGTTACGACGGACGCGGCGGCTGCGTCGATGTCGATCTCGATGTCCATGCGGGCGAAGTGTTGTGTATCGTCGGCGAATCGGGATCGGGCAAATCGACATTGCTGAACGCGCTTGCATTGCGCAGCGACATCGACGGCGGCGCGCTTGCCTACACCACGCGCGAAGCCGAAACGCTCGATCTGCTGACGCTCGCCGAGCCGCGCAGGCGTTTGCTCTCGCGCACCGAATGGGGCTTCGTGCATCAGAACGCGCGCGACGGCCTGCGTCGCAACGTATCGGCGGGGGCGAACATCGGCGAGCCGCTGATGGCCATCGGCGCGCGCCACTATGGCCGTCTGCGCGAAACGGCGGCGGACTGGATGAACCGCGTCGAACTGGATGCCGCGCGCATCGACGAATTGCCTTCGGCGTTTTCGGGCGGCATGCAACAACGTCTGCAAATCGCGCGTAATCTGGTGACCGGCCCGCGCCTCGTGTTCATGGACGAACCCACCGCCGGGCTCGACGTCTCCGTGCAGGCGCGGCTGCTCGATCTCCTGCGCACGCTGACGAACAGGCTGCATCTCGCGGCGGTGATCGTCACGCATGATATCGGCGTTGCGCGCTTGCTTGCGCATCGGCTGATGGTGATGAAGGACGGGCGCGTCGTCGAAAGCGGCCTGACGGATCAGGTGCTCGACGATCCGCAACATCCTTATACGCAGACGCTCGTCGCGTCCGTGCTGCCCGTTTGA
- the phnL gene encoding phosphonate C-P lyase system protein PhnL, which yields MTMNSFIDNDRLMLQARGIEKTFTLHQQGGARIAALSGVSLDVERGECVVLAGASGAGKSTLLRCMYGNYLATRGTIAIRDDSNAARHVMLTDAAPHDIIRLRNTTMGYVSQFLRAIPRVSSLDLVAEPLVSRNVNEDEARERASVLLERLNVPRRLWTLAPATFSGGEQQRVNIARGLIAAHPLLLLDEPTASLDAENRDVVADLIVEARERGAAIVGIFHDEDTRERVATRIVRLASAAAAGDRPAVQTDSGVLQTC from the coding sequence ATGACCATGAATTCTTTTATCGACAACGATCGTTTGATGTTGCAGGCACGCGGCATCGAAAAGACTTTCACGCTGCATCAGCAGGGCGGGGCGCGCATCGCGGCGTTGTCGGGCGTATCGCTCGATGTCGAACGCGGCGAATGCGTCGTGCTCGCGGGCGCATCGGGCGCGGGCAAGAGCACGCTGCTGCGTTGCATGTACGGCAACTATCTCGCGACGCGCGGCACGATCGCGATTCGCGACGACAGCAACGCCGCGCGCCACGTCATGCTGACGGACGCCGCGCCGCACGACATCATCCGTCTGCGCAATACGACGATGGGCTACGTAAGCCAGTTCCTGCGCGCAATTCCGCGGGTGTCGTCGCTCGATCTCGTGGCCGAGCCGCTGGTGTCGCGCAACGTGAACGAAGACGAAGCGCGCGAACGCGCGAGCGTGCTGCTCGAACGCCTCAACGTGCCGCGCCGCTTGTGGACGCTTGCGCCCGCCACGTTCTCGGGCGGCGAGCAACAGCGCGTGAATATCGCGCGCGGGCTGATCGCGGCGCATCCGCTTCTGTTGCTCGACGAACCCACCGCGTCGCTCGATGCGGAAAACCGCGACGTGGTCGCCGATCTGATCGTCGAGGCGCGCGAGCGCGGCGCCGCGATCGTCGGCATCTTTCACGACGAAGACACGCGCGAGCGCGTCGCGACCCGCATCGTGCGGCTTGCGAGCGCCGCCGCCGCGGGCGATCGACCCGCCGTTCAAACCGATTCCGGAGTGTTGCAGACATGCTGA